The Sinorhizobium alkalisoli genomic interval ACGACCACCGGCAAGGTGCCGAACACCTCGGCGACGGCGGCCTCTTCGGGTTCCGACCTCAACGGCATGGCCGCCTTCGATGCTGCCCGCCAGATCAAGGAGCGGCTCGTCGCCTTTGCCGCCGAGCGCTGGCAGACCACTGCCGAGAATATCCGCTTCGTGGCGAATCACGTGAAGATCGGTGAAGAACTGGTGCCCTTCCCGGACCTGATCCGCCAAGCCTACATTGCCCGCGTGCAGCTTTCCGCCGCCGGCTTCTACAAGACGCCGAAGATCCATTGGGATCGTCCCACCGGCCGCGGCGCCCCCTTCTATTATTTCGCCTATGGCGCCGCCGTCTCCGAGGTCTCGATAGACACGCTGACGGGCGAATACCTGGTCGACCGCGTCGACGTGCTGCATGATGTCGGCCGCTCGCTCAATCCGGCGATCGATCTCGGCCAGATCGAGGGCGGCTTCGTCCAGGGCATGGGTTGGTTGACGACGGAAGAGCTCTGGTGGGACGAAAAGGGACGGCTGAGAACGCATGCGCCCTCCACCTACAAGATTCCGCTGGCCTCGGACCGGCCGAAGATCTTCAACGTCCGCCTCGCCGAATGGTCGGAAAACGCCGAACAGACGGTCGGCCGTTCCAAGGCGGTGGGGGAACCGCCGTTGATGCTGCCCATTTCGGTGCTCGAGGCCCTCTCCATGGCGGTCGCGAGTGTCGCCGATTACCGCGAATGCCCGCGACTGGACGCGCCGGCGACGCCGGAACGTGTCCTGATGGCGGTGGAGCGGTTGAGACATTGAGATTGCCCTTCGCAGGGAGAGGATGCCCGGCACGAGGGGCAGTCGCGAAACGGCTCCCGATCAAAGCCCTTCATCATCCAGCCGGGGCGGGCGTCCGTCCATGAATCCCATATCTCTCTTCATGTGATCCGACACGGCACCGATATCCAGCCGCGGATAGGAGGGCCGCATCAGCGTGCGTACGCCCGCGGCCAGCCCGGACATAAGCTCGCGCGGCAAAAGTGCTTTTCGTTCAGGGCGTTCCAGTGCATCGCAAGTCATCGTCGCAAATCCTTCGGAATGGGAAAGTCGACTTGCAGGATGTCGATAAGCATGCTCGAATTCCAATCGAATATCCATCTGCATGCATCAAGAGAACTTATCCATGAAGCTATCGAAGCAGTTCCCGCTGAATGCACTGAGGGTTTTCGAAGCGGCCGCCCGGCTCGGCAGCTTCACCAGGGCGGGTGAAGAGCTCGGCATGACCCAGACGGCCGTCAGCTATCAGATCAAGCTCATCGAGGAGAGTGTCGGTGAGCCTTTGTTCTTGAGGCGCCCGCGGCAGGTCACGCTGACGGAAGTCGGCGCCCGACTGGCCCCCAAGGTTACCGAGGCCTTTGAAATGCTCAAGGACGCGGTCGCGTCCGCCCGTGGCGACACTGAAGCGGCCCTGCTCATCAGCTCGACGGCGACCTTTGCCTCGCAATGGCTCGCCCGGGAAATCGGCACATTCCAGCTCGAACATCCGAATATTGCCGTACGCCTGGTGGCGAACGACGCGATCGTCGATTTCAGCAAGGAATCGGTCGACGTTGCGATCCGTTCCGGCAAAGGTGACTGGCCGGGGCTCGTCAGCCACCGCTTGATGCGAGTGGAGTTTGCCCCCATGCTCAGCCCCGCACTTGCCGAGACGATCGGTGGCGTGCGCACGCCGCGGGATCTACTGAAGCTCCGCATCATCGACCCTCGAGATCCCTGGTGGCCGTTGTGGTTCCACGCTGCCGGTGTGGACGATCCGGATCTGGCCAGCCGTCCCGTGAGCCGGCTCGGCGCACAGGTCTTCGAGGCTCGTGCAGCGGTGGCCGGCCAGGGCGTCGCGATCCTGATGCCGGAATTCTATAGCGACGACGTGGCGCTCGGCAGGCTTTACCAGCCGTTCAATCTGCGCTGCAGCGATACTCACGACTACTGGCTCGTCTATCCGCATGCTCGCCGAAACACGCCGAAGATCCGTGCTTTTCGCGATTGGATTCTGGGCGCGCTTAACCCGGATAGCATCACTTGATGCAAATGCTGAAATGACTGAATCGCACGCCCAGAACATCAATCTAAGCTTTTGTAATAGATCAGCTTCGCGAGACGCTCACCGTTCGGCGAAAATGCGGAGGGCAGCGAAATCGCCCCTTCCCCGCCATCGCTTTTTCTCGCAAGGTTGGGCGAACGAAGACAAAGGGGAACTGAATGTATGAATTCGCCATTGCCTGGGAATGGCTGGCTTTTGCCGTCCGCTGGCTGCATGTGGTCACCGCCATCGCCTGGATCGGCTCATCCTTCTATTTCATCGCGCTCGACCTCGGCCTGGTGATGCGCGACCACTTGCCGCCGGGCGCCCACGGCGAGGAATGGCAGGTGCATGGCGGCGGCTTCTACCATATCCAGAAGTATCTCGTTGCGCCCGAGAGGATGCCGGAGCACCTCACCTGGTTCAAATGGGAGTCCTACTCGACCTGGCTCTCCGGCTTCGCCATGCTCTGCATCGTCTATTATGGCGGCGCCGATCTTTTCCTCGTCGACCGGCATGTGCTGGACATTTCGGCAACGACCGCGATCGCACTCTCCCTTGCCTCGCTCGGGCTCGGTTGGCTCCTTTACGACCTGCTCTGCAAATCGCTCCTCGGCAAGAACACCTGGGGGCTGATGATCCTGCTTTACGTCGTGCTCGTCGCAATCGCCTGGGGCTATACGCAGGTCTTCACCGGCCGGGCCGCATTTCTGCATCTCGGCGCCGTCACGGCGACGATCATGTCGGCCAACGTCTTCTTCGTCATCATCCCCAACCAGAAGATCGTCGTTGCCGACCTGATCGCCGGGCGCACGCCCGATCCGCGGCTCGGCGCGCAGGCCAAGCAGCGCTCGTTGCACAACAATTACCTGACGCTGCCGGTCATCTTCTTCATGCTGTCGAACCACTACCCGCTTGCCTTCGCGACCGCCT includes:
- a CDS encoding LysR substrate-binding domain-containing protein, producing the protein MKLSKQFPLNALRVFEAAARLGSFTRAGEELGMTQTAVSYQIKLIEESVGEPLFLRRPRQVTLTEVGARLAPKVTEAFEMLKDAVASARGDTEAALLISSTATFASQWLAREIGTFQLEHPNIAVRLVANDAIVDFSKESVDVAIRSGKGDWPGLVSHRLMRVEFAPMLSPALAETIGGVRTPRDLLKLRIIDPRDPWWPLWFHAAGVDDPDLASRPVSRLGAQVFEARAAVAGQGVAILMPEFYSDDVALGRLYQPFNLRCSDTHDYWLVYPHARRNTPKIRAFRDWILGALNPDSIT
- a CDS encoding urate hydroxylase PuuD yields the protein MYEFAIAWEWLAFAVRWLHVVTAIAWIGSSFYFIALDLGLVMRDHLPPGAHGEEWQVHGGGFYHIQKYLVAPERMPEHLTWFKWESYSTWLSGFAMLCIVYYGGADLFLVDRHVLDISATTAIALSLASLGLGWLLYDLLCKSLLGKNTWGLMILLYVVLVAIAWGYTQVFTGRAAFLHLGAVTATIMSANVFFVIIPNQKIVVADLIAGRTPDPRLGAQAKQRSLHNNYLTLPVIFFMLSNHYPLAFATAFNWIIAALVFLMGVTIRHWFNTTHARKGTPTWTWLATVLLFILIIWLSTVPKVLTGEERAEAAPAFGRFADNAHFPAVKEAIATRCSMCHAAEPVYEGIARPPNGVTFGSDGEIAARAREIYIQAGRSHAMPPGNITDMTAKERGLVTAWFESAVGETR